From one Rosa rugosa chromosome 4, drRosRugo1.1, whole genome shotgun sequence genomic stretch:
- the LOC133744714 gene encoding uncharacterized protein LOC133744714 — translation MEINLKVLEGQDSPPQLLASNNPNSNPYVQRTMKAHYISEVRIVHLLILMVTFWAVLCLPFFFTSMSLVPQTLSFQLDSLFLSNFNISNTTIRVDWDMTLQIENPNSVTKIHFNIINGLISYKDNSLAMYSIKPFELGYREHRLVHLKISKYQTMEKNGWVLNEINMQRDENGAVNFSLSQCLFRLHIQPAGGESKSLYRTLSVWI, via the coding sequence ATGGAAATTAATCTCAAAGTTCTTGAAGGCCAAGACAGCCCACCCCAACTTCTAGCTTCAAATAACCCTAATTCAAACCCTTATGTTCAGAGGACTATGAAAGCACATTACATTTCTGAAGTTAGAATTGTCCACCTCCTAATTCTAATGGTTACATTTTGGGCAGTCTTGTGCTTGCCTTTTTTTTTCACCTCCATGTCCTTGGTTCCTCAGACTCTGAGTTTCCAACTCGACTCTCTTTTCCTTTCTAACTTTAACATCTCAAACACAACCATCAGGGTTGACTGGGATATGACCCTTCAAATAGAGAACCCCAACTCGGTCACAAAGATTCACTTCAACATCATAAATGGCTTGATTTCGTACAAAGACAACTCTCTTGCAATGTACTCGATAAAGCCATTTGAGTTGGGATACAGGGAGCACAGACTGGTGCACTTGAAGATATCAAAATATCAGACAATGGAAAAGAATGGATGGGTTTTGAATGAGATCAATATGCAACGAGATGAGAATGGAGCTGTTAATTTCAGCCTATCACAATGTTTGTTTCGGCTACATATACAACCGGCTGGTGGGGAATCAAAAAGTTTGTATAGAACCCTCAGTGTTTGGATTTGA
- the LOC133707440 gene encoding early nodulin-like protein 18, whose amino-acid sequence MEETRNKVLITSSCFLILVSVSSNSVHAYKNHTVGDSLGWYDNLQKPDLNYQKWAAANNFSLGDFLIFNTDTNHSVVQTYNMTTYKLCDYDDAEEKDIIQWSEANPSNTATHDVSVAVPLLKEGITYFFSGDYDGEQCQNGQHFKINVTHGQGLPKSLDDSPAGPASSPQSSNGDDESIPDTIVPNSNFNDPKQEDDNDDKQPSGSVSFSVSHVQGNLIFVLLGLVYLLYS is encoded by the exons ATGGAGGAGACGCGAAATAAGGTGCTCATCACCTCATCATGTTTTCTTATTCTTGTTTCAGTTTCCAGTAATTCTGTTCATGCCTACAAGAACCACACAGTGGGCGACTCCTTGGGTTGGTACGATAACCTCCAAAAGCCTGATCTTAATTACCAGAAATGGGCTGCAGCCAACAACTTCAGCTTGGGAGATTTTCTCA TTTTCAATACTGATACGAACCACTCGGTCGTCCAAACCTATAACATGACAACGTACAAGCTGTGCGATTATGACGACGCCGAGGAGAAGGATATAATTCAATGGTCGGAAGCGAACCCGTCAAACACCGCCACACACGATGTGTCGGTGGCAGTTCCTTTGTTAAAAGAGGGCATCACATATTTCTTTTCCGGTGATTATGATGGCGAACAGTGCCAGAATGGGCAGCACTTCAAGATAAATGTTACTCACGGACAAGGCTTGCCAAAGAGTTTAGACGATTCCCCGGCAGGACCAGCAAGCAGTCCACAGTCAAGCAATGGAGACGATGAATCAATCCCGGACACAATCGTCCCTAATTCCAACTTCAATGACCCCAAACAAGAAGATGACAATGATGATAAACAGCCATCTGGATCCGTTTCATTTTCAGTTTCTCATGTACAAGGCAATCTGATTTTCGTTTTGCTAGGTCTTGTCTACTTGTTGTACTCATGA
- the LOC133743493 gene encoding mitogen-activated protein kinase kinase 10 yields MTLVRERRHQQGLRLSPPPPPVTATADFTHRSFFPALSPASSPDSPAIIENLSDLEKVEVLGHGDGGTVYKVRHKKSSCIYALKVLRFDNNAATGILQQVAREAEILKLVDSPYVIRCHGIFDSGAFMSPDHSNNEGGGDLCFVMEYMEGGSLHDVLRARQRLPEQLISRVAKCVLQGLRYLHAMQIVHRDIKPSNLLINGRGEIKIADFGVSHMVAGAHEACDLHMGTYAYMSPERFDPERWGGRNADGFAGDVWSLGLVVLQCYVGRFPLIGPGQKPDWPTLMCVICFGERLEMPETATPEFRSFIWRCLEKDWRKRAKVDELLDHPFVNKTCCASTDQELVNFVFPVD; encoded by the coding sequence ATGACAttagtgagagagagaaggcATCAGCAAGGGCTAAGGCTCtctccaccgccaccaccagTGACTGCAACAGCTGACTTCACCCACCGGAGCTTTTTTCCGGCACTGTCCCCAGCCTCCAGTCCTGACTCTCCAGCCATTATTGAAAACCTCTCCGATCTCGAGAAAGTTGAGGTTCTTGGCCACGGGGATGGCGGCACTGTCTATAAAGTACGTCACAAGAAAAGCTCATGCATTTACGCCTTGAAAGTTCTGCGGTTCGACAACAATGCCGCCACCGGTATCTTGCAACAGGTGGCGCGTGAGGCGGAGATCCTGAAACTGGTTGATTCGCCCTACGTTATAAGATGTCATGGGATTTTTGACAGTGGGGCGTTCATGAGTCCGGATCATAGTAATAATGAGGGTGGAGGAGATTTGTGTTTTGTAATGGAGTACATGGAAGGAGGCTCACTGCACGATGTACTGCGAGCACGTCAGAGATTACCCGAGCAGCTAATCTCTCGCGTGGCAAAATGTGTCCTCCAAGGACTGCGCTATCTACATGCCATGCAGATAGTGCATAGGGACATAAAGCCTTCAAACCTCCTCATAAACGGTAGAGGGGAGATAAAGATTGCAGATTTTGGGGTCAGTCACATGGTTGCGGGTGCCCATGAGGCGTGTGACTTGCACATGGGTACGTACGCTTACATGAGCCCGGAGAGATTTGATCCAGAGAGGTGGGGCGGCCGCAATGCAGATGGTTTTGCTGGAGATGTGTGGTCACTTGGATTAGTGGTGTTGCAATGCTACGTTGGCCGGTTTCCGCTCATTGGACCGGGGCAGAAACCGGACTGGCCGACGTTGATGTGTGTGATTTGCTTTGGGGAGAGGCTGGAGATGCCCGAAACGGCCACGCCGGAGTTCCGGAGTTTCATTTGGAGGTGTCTTGAGAAGGATTGGAGGAAGAGAGCAAAAGTTGATGAGCTTCTTGACCACCCTTTTGTGAATAAAACTTGTTGCGCTTCTACGGATCAAGAGCTCgttaattttgttttccctGTGGATTGA